A portion of the Carya illinoinensis cultivar Pawnee chromosome 11, C.illinoinensisPawnee_v1, whole genome shotgun sequence genome contains these proteins:
- the LOC122280582 gene encoding protein NUCLEAR FUSION DEFECTIVE 4-like isoform X2, whose protein sequence is MKAQSRKWMIVVSTIWIQAFTGTNFDFSAYSSALKSVLGISQVQLNYLAVASDLGKAFGWSSGLALKHFPTWVVMFMAAFMGLAGYGIQWLVITSIITLPYFLVFLLCLLAGCSICWFNTVCFVLCNQNFPSNRPLAISLTVSFNGISAAFYTLAATAIDPSSDTTYLLLNALIPLLTSIVSLIPILSQPSLDPLSPDEVHRDSLLFLFLNLLAVITGIYVLFGPSNSDTTTARLLFIGAIALLVAPLCIPGVVCAKDWFHRSFHSFHLQAGSGFILVDADDLEIHKELLSLHAGSIGSVGQGSFHHSSENGAVNGINGPKLAGEIEGCGCCQRTIAKDQLAMLGEEHPARIVVRRLDFWLYYLAYFCGGTIGLVYSNNLGQIAQSLGQGSETTTLLTLYSSFSFFGRLLSAAPDYIRAIRQRAGTACRHITSCLKLWVHLCCSRINYIGAVWTK, encoded by the exons CATATGGATTCAGGCATTCACCGGCACAAACTTCGATTTTTCAGCCTACTCTTCGGCATTGAAATCGGTTCTTGGCATCTCTCAGGTGCAGCTGAATTACTTGGCAGTGGCGTCGGATCTCGGAAAGGCATTCGGGTGGTCGTCTGGCCTGGCATTGAAGCATTTTCCGACGTGGGTGGTGATGTTCATGGCTGCTTTCATGGGCCTTGCTGGCTATGGCATTCAGTGGCTTGTGATTACCAGTATCATCACCTTGCCTTACTTCCTG GTCTTTCTTCTGTGTTTGTTGGCAGGCTGTAGCATTTGTTGGTTCAACACTGTATGCTTTGTTCTTTGCAATCAAAACTTTCCATCCAATCGACCCCTTGCAATCTCACTCACAGTAAGCTTCAATGGCATAAGTGCAGCCTTCTACACTCTTGCTGCCACTGCAATTGACCCATCTTCTGATACTACATATCTTCTTCTAAATGCTCTCATTCCCCTACTCACATCTATAGTATCATTGATCCCAATTCTCAGCCAACCTTCTCTAGACCCCCTTTCCCCAGATGAAGTTCACCGTGACTCccttttgttcttgtttttgaACTTATTAGCAGTCATCACCGGCATTTATGTTCTCTTTGGTCCTTCCAATTCAGATACAACAACAGCTCGTCTCCTTTTTATTGGAGCCATTGCACTTCTAGTGGCCCCTTTATGCATCCCTGGGGTTGTCTGTGCTAAAGATTGGTTTCATCGCTCCTTTCATTCTTTCCATCTTCAAGCTGGGTCTGGCTTCATTCTTGTTGATGCAGACGATCTTGAGATTCATAAAGAGCTTCTTTCCCTTCATGCTGGTAGTATTGGCTCTGTTGGGCAAGGATCATTCCATCACTCAAGCGAAAATGGAGCTGTGAATGGGATCAATGGCCCAAAATTAGCTGGAGAGATTGAAGGGTGTGGATGTTGCCAGAGAACGATAGCCAAGGATCAGTTGGCAATGCTCGGGGAAGAGCATCCAGCACGAATCGTTGTACGCAGGTTGGATTTCTGGCTGTATTATCTTGCTTACTTCTGCGGAGGTACAATAGGGCTGGTTTACAGTAACAATCTAGGACAGATCGCACAGTCTCTGGGACAAGGTTCAGAGACTACGACGCTCCTTACACTCTATtcctcattttccttctttggcCGATTGCTTTCAGCTGCACCCGACTACATTCGTGC CATCAGGCAGCGGGCTGGCACTGCATGTAGGCACATCACTAGTTGCCTTAAGCTCTGGGTTCATCTTTGCTGCAGCCGTATCAATTACATCGGAGCTGTTTGGACCAAATAG
- the LOC122280582 gene encoding protein NUCLEAR FUSION DEFECTIVE 4-like isoform X1, with product MKAQSRKWMIVVSTIWIQAFTGTNFDFSAYSSALKSVLGISQVQLNYLAVASDLGKAFGWSSGLALKHFPTWVVMFMAAFMGLAGYGIQWLVITSIITLPYFLVFLLCLLAGCSICWFNTVCFVLCNQNFPSNRPLAISLTVSFNGISAAFYTLAATAIDPSSDTTYLLLNALIPLLTSIVSLIPILSQPSLDPLSPDEVHRDSLLFLFLNLLAVITGIYVLFGPSNSDTTTARLLFIGAIALLVAPLCIPGVVCAKDWFHRSFHSFHLQAGSGFILVDADDLEIHKELLSLHAGSIGSVGQGSFHHSSENGAVNGINGPKLAGEIEGCGCCQRTIAKDQLAMLGEEHPARIVVRRLDFWLYYLAYFCGGTIGLVYSNNLGQIAQSLGQGSETTTLLTLYSSFSFFGRLLSAAPDYIRAKFYFARTGWLTIALLPTPIAFLLLAASGSGLALHVGTSLVALSSGFIFAAAVSITSELFGPNSVGVNHNILITNIPIGSLVYGCVAAVVYDAYTSSESAVCIGRQCYFLTFVWWGCMSILGLACSVLLFLRTRHAYNHFEQNRMSTQLY from the exons CATATGGATTCAGGCATTCACCGGCACAAACTTCGATTTTTCAGCCTACTCTTCGGCATTGAAATCGGTTCTTGGCATCTCTCAGGTGCAGCTGAATTACTTGGCAGTGGCGTCGGATCTCGGAAAGGCATTCGGGTGGTCGTCTGGCCTGGCATTGAAGCATTTTCCGACGTGGGTGGTGATGTTCATGGCTGCTTTCATGGGCCTTGCTGGCTATGGCATTCAGTGGCTTGTGATTACCAGTATCATCACCTTGCCTTACTTCCTG GTCTTTCTTCTGTGTTTGTTGGCAGGCTGTAGCATTTGTTGGTTCAACACTGTATGCTTTGTTCTTTGCAATCAAAACTTTCCATCCAATCGACCCCTTGCAATCTCACTCACAGTAAGCTTCAATGGCATAAGTGCAGCCTTCTACACTCTTGCTGCCACTGCAATTGACCCATCTTCTGATACTACATATCTTCTTCTAAATGCTCTCATTCCCCTACTCACATCTATAGTATCATTGATCCCAATTCTCAGCCAACCTTCTCTAGACCCCCTTTCCCCAGATGAAGTTCACCGTGACTCccttttgttcttgtttttgaACTTATTAGCAGTCATCACCGGCATTTATGTTCTCTTTGGTCCTTCCAATTCAGATACAACAACAGCTCGTCTCCTTTTTATTGGAGCCATTGCACTTCTAGTGGCCCCTTTATGCATCCCTGGGGTTGTCTGTGCTAAAGATTGGTTTCATCGCTCCTTTCATTCTTTCCATCTTCAAGCTGGGTCTGGCTTCATTCTTGTTGATGCAGACGATCTTGAGATTCATAAAGAGCTTCTTTCCCTTCATGCTGGTAGTATTGGCTCTGTTGGGCAAGGATCATTCCATCACTCAAGCGAAAATGGAGCTGTGAATGGGATCAATGGCCCAAAATTAGCTGGAGAGATTGAAGGGTGTGGATGTTGCCAGAGAACGATAGCCAAGGATCAGTTGGCAATGCTCGGGGAAGAGCATCCAGCACGAATCGTTGTACGCAGGTTGGATTTCTGGCTGTATTATCTTGCTTACTTCTGCGGAGGTACAATAGGGCTGGTTTACAGTAACAATCTAGGACAGATCGCACAGTCTCTGGGACAAGGTTCAGAGACTACGACGCTCCTTACACTCTATtcctcattttccttctttggcCGATTGCTTTCAGCTGCACCCGACTACATTCGTGC GAAGTTTTATTTTGCAAGGACTGGGTGGCTGACAATTGCACTTTTGCCAACCCCAATTGCTTTCCTGTTGCTAGCAGCATCAGGCAGCGGGCTGGCACTGCATGTAGGCACATCACTAGTTGCCTTAAGCTCTGGGTTCATCTTTGCTGCAGCCGTATCAATTACATCGGAGCTGTTTGGACCAAATAGTGTGGGTGTGAATCACAACATTCTCATCACCAATATCCCAATTGGGTCACTCGTTTATGGCTGTGTTGCTGCAGTTGTTTATGATGCCTACACAAGCTCTGAATCAGCAGTATGCATTGGGAGGCAGTGCTATTTCTTAACGTTTGTGTGGTGGGGATGCATGTCGATTCTGGGGCTAGCTTGTAGTGTGCTGTTGTTCTTGAGAACCAGACATGCTTATAACCATTTTGAACAGAACCGCATGTCTACACAGCTGTATTAA